From a single Maylandia zebra isolate NMK-2024a linkage group LG3, Mzebra_GT3a, whole genome shotgun sequence genomic region:
- the LOC143416715 gene encoding GTPase IMAP family member 6-like has protein sequence MPEHPGIPQLPAEIRESISKQVWIKLAGPAAGPLTEAFCQRVAGLQKNMSVKVVTPREEDAAQKDDENVKPITVPPAMIVMEGKAPGAQKYIKVEQLYRVVLLGNTEAEKSSLANAMFGEDVFKVNNTECQTESKSVHGRRITLINTPDLLCTNRSEEELKPEILRCVTECTPGPHAFLIVLKVEKSTDQQQQAFIEKISQYFSEEVFKYATVVFTQDSPDSDEMKIKQFIDQNKYLSDLMRKCKSRYHIINKCNLKGDNLSNQSQVTELLNKIDQTVKQNKGVCYTSRKLQCGDTCSNISVSKNDMIKLTGPAAESVAKAFSGPTVVVLTPGSDVEEEVEKEDAKEEAKKEEEIEEEDKEGEEEIEEEIEEAKEEEEIEEEEIEAVEEDKETETEAGWEIP, from the exons ATGCCTG AACACCCAGGAATCCCCCAGCTCCCCGCTGAAATCAGGGAAAGCATCTCTAAGCAAGTATGGATCAAATTAGCAGGCCCTGCAGCTGGACCTCTGACAGAAGCTTTCTGTCAACGTGTAGCAGGTTTGCAGAAAAATATGAGCGTCAAAGTGGTTACACCACGAGAAGAAGACGCAGCACAGAAAGATGATGAAAATGTCAAACCTATTACAG TGCCACCAGCAATGATTGTCATGGAAGGAAAAGCACCAGGGGCTCAAAAGTACATCAAAG TGGAACAATTGTACAGggttgtcctgctgggaaacACTGAAGCTGAGAAAAGCAGCCTAGCAAACGCCATGTTTGGAGAAGACGTGTTCAAGGTTAACAACACTGAGTGTCAAACTGAGTCCAAATCTGTTCATGGAAGAAGGATTACCCTGATCAACACTCCTGATTTGCTTTGCACAAATAGATCAGAGGAGGAGCTGAAGCCTGAAATACTGAGGTGTGTCACTGAGTGCACTCCAGGGCCTCATGCTTTTCTCATTGTGCTCAAAGTGGAGAAATCCAcagaccagcagcagcaggctttCATTGAGAAAATAAGCCAGTATTTCTCAGAGGAAGTTTTTAAATATGCTACAGTTGTCTTTACTCAGGATAGCCCAGACTCAGATGAAATGAAGATCAAACAATTCATAGATCAGAATAAATATCTGAGTGATCTGATGAGGAAGTGCAAGAGCCGATACCACATCATTAATAAATGCAACCTAAAGGGTGACAACCTCAGCAACCAGTCCCAGGTTACAGAGCTGCTCAATAAAATAGACCAGAcagttaaacaaaacaaaggagtGTGCTACACCAGCAGGAAGTTGCAGTGCGGAGACACCTGCAGTAACATCAGTGTCTCTAAGAATGACATGATCAAACTTACAGGCCCTGCAGCAGAATCAGTGGCAAAGGCTTTCTCTGGGCCAACTGTTGTAGTTTTAACTCCGGGATCAGATGtagaagaagaagtagaaaaAGAAGACGCTAAAGAAGAagctaaaaaagaagaagaaatagaagaagaagataaagaaggagaagaagaaatagAGGAAGAAATAGAAGAagctaaagaagaagaagaaatagaagaagaagaaatagaaGCAGTTGAAGAAgataaagaaacagaaacagaagct GGTTGGGAAATACCCTAA
- the LOC105940461 gene encoding myeloid-associated differentiation marker homolog — MPLIVVPTSQLLWMRVAALLFTCVAFSVAAHGAHLPHQGMADWCIFCWAFSFACTLLVLLVELFGLQARVPVSWSNFPITVACYAALLCLSASIIFPVFFLRHQQASETRDHRIVSTVFSCLAAVAYMGEVSLSKARPGEVAGYMATAPGLLKVCQTFLACIIFILISSPVTYDHHPALKWCMAVYCICFILSMAVVVLCVGEWTGCLPIPFSKFLSAYGLLAVIMYLTATILWPVFQFNKSYRRNDNSETIAASVITAINFLLYVADLVYSARLVFVSG; from the coding sequence ATGCCATTGATTGTGGTCCCTACTTCCCAGTTGCTCTGGATGCGAGTAGCTGCCCTGTTATTCACCTGTGTTGCATTTAGTGTCGCTGCACATGGAGCTCATCTGCCACACCAAGGCATGGCTGACTGGTGCATCTTCTGCTGGGCGTTCAGCTTCGCTTGCACTCTGCTGGTCCTGCTGGTAGAGTTGTTCGGCCTCCAGGCCCGGGTGCCAGTGTCCTGGTCCAACTTCCCCATCACTGTCGCCTGCTATGCTGCACTCCTCTGCCTTTCAGCATCCATCATCTTCCCAGTCTTCTTCCTTAGACACCAACAGGCCAGTGAAACCCGTGACCATCGCATAGTTTCCACAGTcttctcctgcctggcagcGGTTGCCTACATGGGGGAGGTGAGCCTGTCTAAAGCAAGGCCAGGAGAGGTGGCAGGTTACATGGCTACAGCTCCGGGCTTattgaaagtgtgccagacctTTTTGGCCTGTATTATCTTCATCCTCATCAGCAGCCCAGTGACATACGACCATCATCCAGCACTGAAGTGGTGCATGGCAGTGTACTGCATCTGCTTCATCCTCTCCATGGCTGTGGTGGTGCTGTGTGTGGGAGAGTGGACCGGCTGTCTCCCCATCCCATTCTCCAAGTTCCTTTCGGCATACGGGCTCCTGGCAGTTATCATGTATTTGACTGCCACCATCCTCTGGCCTGTGTTCCAGTTTAACAAGAGTTACAGGAGAAACGATAACTCAGAAACAATCGCTGCTTCTGTAATCACTGCCATCAATTTCCTGCTTTACGTTGCTGACCTAGTGTACAGTGCCAGGTTAGTGTTTGTCAGTGGCTga
- the LOC106675855 gene encoding myeloid-associated differentiation marker homolog, which yields MPLIVVPTSQLFRMRVAALLFTCVAFSAAAHGAHLPITVMADWCIFCWAFSFACTLLVLLVELFGLQARVPVSWSNFPITVACYATLLCLSASIIFPVFFLRHQQASETRDHRIVSTVFFLRHQLFYRVAHDHRIVSTVFSCLAAVAYMGEVSLSKARPGEVAGYMATAPGLLKVCQTFLACIIFILISSPVTYDHHPALTWCMAVYCICFIVSMAVVVLCVGEWTGCLPIPFSKFLLAYGLLAVIMYLSATILWPVFQFNYRRNDDPDTIAASVITAINFLLYFADLVYSARLVFVSG from the coding sequence ATGCCATTGATTGTGGTCCCTACTTCCCAGTTGTTCAGGATGCGAGTAGCTGCCCTGTTATTCACCTGTGTGGCATTCAGCGCCGCTGCACATGGAGCTCATCTGCCCATCACAGTCATGGCTGACTGGTGCATCTTCTGCTGGGCGTTCAGCTTCGCTTGCACTCTGCTGGTCCTGCTGGTAGAGTTGTTCGGCCTCCAGGCCCGGGTGCCAGTGTCCTGGTCCAACTTCCCCATCACTGTCGCCTGCTATGCTACACTCCTCTGCCTTTCAGCATCCATCATCTTCCCAGTCTTCTTCCTTAGACACCAACAGGCCAGTGAAACCCGTGACCATCGCATAGTTTCCACAGTCTTCTTCCTTAGACACCAGTTGTTCTATCGTGTAGCTCATGACCATCGCATAGTTTCCACAGTcttctcctgcctggcagctgtTGCCTACATGGGGGAGGTGAGCCTGTCTAAAGCAAGGCCAGGAGAGGTGGCAGGTTACATGGCTACAGCTCCGGGCTTactgaaagtgtgccagacctTTTTGGCCTGTATTATCTTCATCCTGATCAGCAGCCCAGTGACATACGACCATCATCCAGCTTTGACGTGGTGCATGGCAGTGTACTGCATCTGCTTCATCGTCTCCATGGCTGTGGTGGTGCTGTGTGTGGGAGAGTGGACCGGCTGTCTCCCCATCCCATTCTCCAAGTTCCTTTTGGCATATGGGCTCCTGGCAGTTATCATGTATTTGTCCGCCACCATCCTCTGGCCTGTGTTCCAGTTTAACTACAGGAGAAACGATGACCCAGATACAATCGCTGCATCTGTAATCACTGCCATCaatttcctgctttattttgctGACCTAGTGTACAGTGCCAGATTAGTGTTTGTCAGTGGCTGA
- the LOC101472636 gene encoding uncharacterized protein LOC101472636 has translation MPEHSGMLHPSAKIRESISKHVWIKLTGPAAGSLTEAFCQNVAGLQENVSAKVVTPREAQKDDMTVPPTMIVMEGKAAGAQKYIKVEQLYRVVLLGNTEAEKSSLANAMFGEDVFQVNNTECQIESKSLHGRRITLINTPDFSGPGRSEEELKPEILRCITECTPGPHAFLIVLKAEKSTEQQQQAVIEKINQYFSEEVFKYAAVVFTQDGPDSDKMKIKQFIDQNKYLSDLVKKCKSRYHIINKYNGQGDISQFKVVDLLNTVGQVVKENKGVCYTSKMLPQADTRNKANSSVSKNEMIKLAGAAAESMAKAFSGSAVVVLTPGSTNAIEKDGTATDEKEGENVEGKATSERTNNGQKEMTKEEGGGGRKNEKHATAEKTNDEQTEVTKDEEAAAGGGKNEEDSTMNDEHTEMTKEGEEKEEEEEEEGGGGGRKNEEHVTLEKMNDEPTEMTKEENGEIAKEKEERKNEGEVAKETKEAQERKTTGKSNELEQDGGPNKTQEEIEEAGEKLQEDTQEKTEGKREDKPHKKVQESAGENKLGGGASAGGGTAARGVVTARVLLTAASGAAAGALSTAIGGGVAAGAVSTAIGGGVAAGAVSTAIGGGVAAGTGTGASTGTAGTGGAAGAVEATGAGASAGTAGAGGTAAGYVAAAAAAVVTGGAVGVARLIQKIRYVIELIKQHLGVVLLVLVFYSLLLSWFFLKAPFAWTLLLSFLFLLLVIILVII, from the exons ATGCCTG AACACTCTGGAATGCTCCATCCCTCTGCTAAAATCAGGGAAAGCATCTCTAAGCATGTATGGATCAAATTAACAGGCCCTGCAGCTGGATCTCTCACAGAAGCTTTCTGTCAAAATGTAGCAGGTTTGCAGGAAAACGTGAGCGCTAAAGTGGTAACACCACGAGAAGCACAGAAAGATGACATGACAG TGCCACCAACAATGATTGTCATGGAAGGAAAAGCAGCTGGGGCTCAAAAGTACATCAAAG TGGAACAATTGTACAGGGTTGTCTTACTGGGAAACACTGAAGCTGAGAAAAGCAGCCTAGCAAACGCCATGTTTGGAGAAGACGTGTTCCAGGTTAACAACACTGAGTGTCAAATTGAGTCCAAATCTCTCCATGGAAGACGAATTACCCTGATCAACACTCCTGATTTCTCTGGCCCAGGTAGATCAGAGGAGGAGCTGAAGCCTGAAATACTGAGGTGTATCACTGAGTGCACTCCAGGGCCTCATGCTTTTCTCATTGTGCTCAAAGCGGAGAAAtccacagagcagcagcagcaggctgtCATTGAGAAAATAAACCAGTATTTTTCAGAGGAGGTTTTCAAATATGCAGCAGTTGTCTTTACTCAGGATGGCCCAGACTCAGATAAAATGAAGATCAAACAGTTCATAGATCAGAATAAATATCTGAGTGATCTGGTGAAGAAGTGCAAGAGCCGATACCACATCATTAATAAATACAACGGACAGGGTGACATCAGCCAGTTTAAAGTGGTAGACCTGCTAAACACAGTAGGCCAGGTAGTTAAAGAAAACAAGGGAGTGTGCTACACCAGCAAGATGTTGCCACAAGCAGACACCCGTAATAAGGCTAACAGCAGTGTCTCTAAGAATGAAATGATCAAACTTGCAGGTGCTGCAGCAGAATCCATGGCAAAGGCTTTCTCTGGGTCAGCTGTTGTAGTTTTAACTCCAGGATCAACAAATGCAATAGAGAAAGATGGCACTGCAACGGAtgaaaaagaaggagaaaatgtAGAAGGAAAAGCTACATCAGAAAGAACTAACAATGGGCAGaaagaaatgacaaaagaagaaggaggaggaggaagaaaaaatgaaaagcatgcCACAGCAGAAAAAACGAATGATGAACAAACAGAAGTGACAAAAGATGAGGAAGCGGCagcaggagggggaaaaaatgaagagGATTCTACAATGAATGATGAACATACAGAAATGacaaaagaaggagaagaaaaggaagaggaagaggaagaagaaggaggaggaggaggaagaaaaaatgaAGAGCATGTCACATTAGAAAAAATGAATGATGAACCGACAGAaatgacaaaagaagaaaatggagaaatagcaaaagaaaaagaagaaagaaaaaatgaaggGGAAGtagcaaaagaaacaaaagaagcacaagaaagaaaaacaactggaAAATCAAATGAACTAGAACAAGATGGAGGaccaaataaaacacaagaagAAATAGAAGAAGCAGGAGAAAAACTGCAAGAGGACACTCAAGAAAAGACCGAAGGAAAAAGGGAAGACAAGCCACACAAAAAAGTACAAGAGAGTGCAGGGGAAAACAAACTAGGGGGTGGGGCATCTGCAGGTGGTGGAACAGCTGCAAGAGGTGTTGTGACTGCTAGAGTATTATTAACAGCTGCAAGTGGTGCAGCTGCTGGAGCATTATCAACAGCTATAGGAGGTGGTGTAGCTGCTGGAGCAGTATCAACAGCTATAGGAGGTGGTGTAGCTGCTGGAGCAGTATCAACAGCTATAGGAGGTGGTGTAGCTGCTGGAACAGGAACAGGTGCAAGTACTGGTACAGCCGGGACTGGAGGTGCAGCAGGAGCAGTAGAAGCAACAGGAGCAGGTGCAAGTGCTGGTACAGCAGGTGCTGGAGGCACAGCAGCAGGATatgtggcagcagcagcagcagctgtagtCACTGGAGGAGCAGTAGGCGTAGCACGGCTAATACAAAAAATAAGATATGTGATAGAGTTGATAAAACAACATCTTGGAGTGGTATTACTGGTGCTTGTTTTCTACTCGTtgcttctgtcatggttttTTCTCAAAGCACCATTTGCTTGGACCCTCCTCTTATCATTTTTGTTCCTGTTGCTTGTTATTATTCTTGTTATCATATAA